Below is a window of Nitrospira sp. DNA.
TACGCGACGCTACCATGCGTTGCTGCTGGTGGCCAGACGCCCGCCGGTCGATCGTGTGGTCCTGGTGAATCATCTCGAAGAATCGATGGAAGTCGGCGGCCAATCCTTTCCGCTCTCGACAAATTTGTATAGCGGCGCGGTTCATCCGGAAGGGTATCGGTATTGCGACGGGTTCTCCGCCCTGCCATGGCCGACCTGGTGTTACGCCTCCCACGGAATTCGCCTGGAGCGTGAACTGCTCTGTCCGGATGGCCGCGATATGGTCGTCGTGCGGTGGCGGTTGCTTGGCGACGCACCGTCTGCTGTGGTGCTGCGGGTCAGACCGATGCTCTCGGGTCGCGACTTTCATGCGCTGCATCAGGAGAATGCCGGGGTGCGCAGTCAGGCCACGGTTGACGGGGGGCGTGTCACGTGGCAACCCTACGAGGCGCTACCTGCCGTGCTGGCGTTCCACAACGGGCAGTATCTCCATGAGCCGGATTGGTACCGCCACATTCACTATCGGATCGAGCGCGAACGCGGCCTGGACCATACAGAGGATTGGTGGTCGCCGGGCGAATGTGCGTTCACGCTCACTCCGGGATCGGTGGCGGAACTTCTGTTCACGACCGAACAGCTTGAGTCCATCGAGGTCACGCAGGTTGTAGAGGCGGAGCGGCGGCGGCGCGCAGAGTGTCCGGTATCGGCGCCGATCGACGATGCGTTGGCGCAGGAGCTCTGGGCTGCGAGCAGCGCGTATCTTGTCCGCCGGGGAAACGGGCAGACGGTGATCGCCGGATATCCCTGGTTTGCCGATTGGGGGCGAGACACGTTTATCGCGTTGCCGGGGCTCTGCCTGGTGACGGGTCGTTACGACGTGGCCCGGCAGGTGATCGAGGCGTTTGCGTCTCATGTGTCGCAAGGGATGGTGCCGAATCGATTTCCCGACATCGGCGAACAACCTGAGTACAACACGATCGATGCGTCCTTATGGTTTATTCATGCCGTGGATCGCTATCTCCACTATAGCCGCGACCTCGACGGAGTACGCCGGATTGCCTGGCCCGCGATCAAACAGATTGTGGAGGGGTATCGTCGAGGCACGCGGTTCGGTATTCACATGGACGACGACGGGATGATTACCGGCGGCGAGGAGGGCGTTCAGCTCACCTGGATGGATGTCAAAATTGGCGATTGGGTGGTGACTCCCCGGCATGGGAAACCGGTCGAGATTCAAGCGCTCTGGGTGCGGGCGTTGGCGGCGGCTGCCGAACTGGCGGCGCAATTCGGGGAACCGGCGTACGCGGCACAATGCCGGCAAGATCGTGCGAAGGCCACCGAGTCGTTTCGAGCCCGCTTCTGGTATCGAACCGGAGGCTATCTCTTCGATGTGGTAGACGGGCCGATCGGAGACGACGCCTCGCTCCGTCCGAACCAGATTTATGCCCTGGCGTTGGACGATCAGCTGGTGACGGAGGCACAGGCAAAACACATTTTGCAGCTCGTGAAAGAACGGTTGCTCACGCCGATGGGCTTACGCACATTGGCGCCGGAGGACATCCGGTTCTGTGCGTCATACGAGGGTGGGGTCTCTGAGCGGGACGGTGCCTACCATCAAGGCACCGTGTGGCCGTTTCTGCTCGGCCCGTTCGTGACGGCGTGGGTGAAAACCTATGGCGATAGTCCGGCGGTGCGGCGGGATGCACGCCTGTTTCTCGACGGGCTGCACGAACATTTACACGAAGCCTGCCTGGGTCAGGTGTCGGAGATCTTCGATGGTCAGCACCCGCATCGAGCGCGTGGCTGTGTGGCGCAGGCCTGGTCCGTAGCCGAACCCTTGCGCGCGCTCATGGAAGATCTCGGCGCGGTTCGTGAGAGATCATCGAATCCGCGCTGACTTGTGACGTTGCGGGTCCTTCATCAATTCCGGTTCCATGCGGACACGAGCGCGTGAGTGCTCCTGTCCTGTCACGTTCCTGCCAGATTCTGCTCCGGAAATCTTGACAGCCAAAGAAGCGATCCGGTAAGGATAAGAAAGATGCGCCAGCACACCTCCGTCACAATTGTTGCTCTCCTGTCCGCCGGGTTGTTCCTGACCGGCTGTCAGCTCTTCGATTCCTCCACGCGTCAGCCGGCACCTCGCTCGGCTTCCGTGATGTCGATGTGGGAATTGTACCGGCATTGCCAATCGAGCGGCGATGTCGAGACGGTCTTGTCGGCAGCGAAACAGCTGCAGCAGTCCGCTGATACGCATGTGGTTCCCGCTCCGGATGTTCCCAAGAGTCTTGACCGGTTTGTCACGCGTCAGCCGGTTCGCACGACGGTTGATCCCAAAGCGCTGGCCGCTTCGTGCACCTTGCAGGCGGCGAGGACGAGCCTGAGCGCCGGGCGTGAGCAGGAAGCGGAACAGCTTCTCTATGCTGTGGTGTTGAGTTATCCGGAAAGCGACTATACCTTCTACGTCGCGCAAGCGAAGGTCTGGATCGAGGAATTGCATCGTCCCGGCACGCCGGATGCTCTCATCCATCCCATCTCCACCTTCTAGCAGGCCGTTGAAACAGTCCGCCGGCGTCGTTCTCGCTCCCTTCAGAGCCTCAACGTACCACAGAGGGTACGCCTTGGCCCTTCATTCGCTGCAGCCTTGCTGGACGGCCTTTTTGAACGGCCTGCGGGTGGTGCGCATGGCATACGTGATCGCGGCCGATTCAGAACAACAGTGGACGGACGGCTGGGGGCGACAATCTGCTAGCCGGCTGTCGACCTCGTTCCGTTTCTCATTCAGCCAACATTGTTGAGCTGAATCCCTTGATCATGACGGAGTGATTGTCTGATGCGCAGGTCATTGCGGCCCGGATCTATCATTGGACCCGATGTGAGATGGGTTCAGCGCTATGGTGCGAAGCCGGTATTCTGTTGCAGGCGGCCGGACTCTCGTTGCGCGCCCTTGCGTGAGTCGCACGCGGGGATAATGTGAATCGAGTGGGAGGATGGCGGGCCCTGTAGCGTGGAAAAACCTGCCTGCAGCTGGTGCGCGGTGTTATGGTCTACGTCTGGCCCTTGTCGATCCTCGGGCGGCTCTTCTATCGACTTCGCTGGTCTCCTCCTCTTTATGGGGTGATCAATCGTCGATCTCGGCTGGTATTCCGCTCAATTCCGCAGGTGCTTGGTCCGGATGGTGCTGAGGCGGTTCGCCCCTCCATACCGACGGGATCTTTCGCACCACCGTCAAGGCGCTGGCGCAAGATCTCGCGCTGTTCCGGGATCTGGCTCGGAATGCCGGGATGATGCTCGCCGGACAGGATGTTCAACGGAAGATCACGCAACGATACAATTCGAGCGATATGAAATGGTACGTGGTGCGGGCGATCGGACGGCGCGCGAAACGGCCGCCCATTCCGTCATCGTTCATCCGCTTCTTTCTCCACCCGCAGCTGCTGAGTATCGCCGGTACCTATCTCGGGTTACAGGTCCGTCTCAACTACTTGGATGTCTGGCATAACATCCCGGTGCGAGAGGGTGAGCCGCCGATCTCCGCGGAGTTCTGGCATCGCGACCATGAAGATCAGCGTATCATTAAGGTCTTTGTGTTGCTGACCGATGTCGATGAGACAATGGGGCCCTTCAACTATGTGAAGCGGTCCCAGGCAGGCGGGGAGTACGGCACTCTCTTTCCCGCCATTCCCCCGACCGGTCGATACCCGAAACGGAACGTGCTCGACCAGCTCATCAATGAGACGCCGTTGCCGTCTGTCTCCTGCATCGGGCCGGCGGGCAGTGTCATCCTCTGTGATGCGAGCGGGTTGCATCGAGGAGGTCGGTCGCTGACGCAGCCGCGAATCGTTTTAGTGGGCGTCTACACCTCCAATGCCGGACTCGATGCGGCCCGTTATTCCCTCCCTCGATCGGTCGGCCATGAACTGTTATCCCCTGCCGCGAAGTTCGCCCTGTATTTCTAGCGCACCGGTACTTGGTCACTCCAATCTGTAAGCCTGACCTCTGAGTATTGACAGAGCGGGGTGATGGCCGTACCCTCGCACGTCATACGCAGATTGCGCAGGGCATGTGAAACTAAGGAGGCTTGTAATGGCGGGGACGATACAATCGTTGAAACGGGGCGTGGGGCGTGTCGGCATGATGGCGGGAATTCTGTTCTTGGCCGGCGGGTGGCCTATGGCGGCGTCGGCGGCGGATGAATTGCCAAAAGAAGCCGTATTGCCGGCGACACTCGCGGGCAAGGCCGTGCAGGCAGCGCTCGATTTCTGCAAGAAGGACGGCTATCGTGTGAGTGCGTCGGTCGTCGATCGCGCAGGGGTCTTGCGGGCCATGATGCGGGCCGACGGAGCTGGTCCGCATACCGTCGATAGCAGCAGAAAGAAGGCCTATACCGCTGCCAGCTTGCGGCGCGCGACGAGCGACTTGGCCGACATGATTGCCAAGCAGCCCGCGTTGCAAGCATTGCGAGAGATGAATGAGAGTATCTTGATGGTCGGTGGCGGGTTACCTATCGAAATCGCCGGCGAGGTAGTCGGAGCGATCGGCGTCGGGGGCGCGCCTGGTACGCATCTGGACGATGCCTGCGCCGAGGCGGGTCTTGATGCAATCGGAGCGGCCTCGAAGATGCCTACGGCGAAATGATGAAGAGACAAGGGCGGGGACCGGGCTGGGTTCTGATCGGTCTGGTCCTCCTCTTGTCGGCCTGCAATAGTGATCGCCCTGAGCCGGCCGAGTTTGAGCTTCCCTCGGCCGGGATTCGGCTGAACCTGACTCGTCTCGCCACGCACCCCTTCCTCTCCCGCTATCGATTGACCCTTCGCATTGAAGGGCCGCGCGGCTGTTCGGCCACGACGGAATTATTTCCCGACACGGGGTACGCCGGGCGGCGAAATGTCTACCAACAGCGGTCGGGCGTCATCACGGTTTTGGGGCAATACGACGCGCGGGTGTTCGATCCGGCCACGTGCAGCCTTCGCCTGGTGGAGTTTCAATCGCTGGTCGGTCAGGCCACATTTCTTGGCGCGTTCGACGTCGATGCCCAGAAACGATGGCGATTTCTTGATGCGTCCGTGCGACCGGAGCGGTCGTTCGAAAAGCATTAGCAGGAAGTTGGCCTCGAGTTCGTACCTCATGCACTGCTGCGAGGGTGGTCGGTGCCGCCGTGACCGGGGCGCTGCTCCATCGGCGGAGTGTGTGGGCGTCAGATCGTCAATCGTGTAACCGGTCTTTGAAGGTCAGTTCGGCCACCGCCGATTTATCCAATTCCCCCTTGCCGATGTCGATCAGCCGCCGATATTGTTCATACGTCGCTTTGGCCAGGGGCAGGTCCAAGCCTGCCTGTTTCGCCAATGCGCAGGCGATTCCCGAGTCTTTTGCCGCGTGAGCCGCTGAGAAATAGCAATCGTGGGCCCGCTGTTGCATGTCCTCACCGTCGGTTTCGAGCACGCGGGAGTTGGCGCCGGTTTGAGAAAAGACTTCGCGAAGCATCGTGAGGTCCAGGCCGAGCGCCGCCCCCAATCCCAGCCCTTCGGCCAGGGCGGCGGTGTTGGCATTCATCACCATATTCACCAGGGCCTTGACCTTGGCGGCTTCGCCCGCAGGTCCGATATACCGCAGGTGTGCGCTCAGATCCTGCAAGAGCGGCTTCGCCCGTTCGAACGCCTCGGGTCGTCCGCCGCACATCAAGTAGAGGGTGCCTTGGCGAGCCTGTGTGATGCTGCTCGCCATGCAGGCTTCGAGGCTTCGGCCGCCTTGGTGCTCGACCAACGTATGGACTTCGCTTTGGAGCTCGGGGGAGAGGGTGGCGCAATTGATGAAGAGGCGATTATCGGCATGACGGAGAAGACTGTCCGGCCCGACGGGTGAGTAGATTTGGCGCATGGCGGCATCGTCCGACACCACCGTCAGCACCGTATCGGCTAACTCAGCCACACGTGCCGGAGTCATGACCGCCGTGCACGCGAGTTCCTTCGCGAGCGCCTCCGCACGTTCCGTGTCGGTGTCATAGACCGCGACGATCGCATAGTGGAGGTCGTGGAGCCGCCGGGCCATGTTGGCCCCCATTCGCCCTATTCCCACGATGCCGATTCGAAATTCTGACTGTGCCATCCGCAACCTCCTGGAAAACATGCTACTCTGCCGGGCGCGGAAGTCTACCACAGTCCCTACGGATGCAGGTATCCACGCGTCCGGTTGTGTCAGGTGGGTGCGTCGATTCACAAGAGCGACACGAAACATGGGGAGTGCGGCATGCAACAGGCGATTATCGGATATCACCAGGACGACGAAGGCCATTGGGTGGCCGACCTTCGCTGCGGCCATGGCCAACATGTGCGACATCAGCCGCCCATGACGAGTCGTCCGTGGGTATTGACGGAGGAGGGGCGGCAAGCGTTCCTCGGAACCGAGCTGAACTGTAAAAAGTGTGACGAGGGGGGCGACGGGTTTGACCCCACCGGGGCCCGGTCTTGAGGGATCCGGTGGGGTTGATACGGCGATGAAACGCCTGGATCAGGGCTGATGGAGAGAGACGCTGAGTACCATCTCTAGGCCCAGATCCAGTCGAAGAGGGATGTGAACCATCCCGTTACACTTGAGAACCAGGAGTCGTCTTGGGGGGCTGCTGCGGTCGCGGGTCGTGGGGCTGGTGGCGTAGCGGGTGCCTGCGCAACCTTTGCAGGAGTACTGGGCGAAGCCGGGGCTGCGGCGACCGGTGCGGGCTGAGGTACTGCCGGTGTCGTGACGGTACTGGCAGCCGGGGGCGCCGACGCCTGCGATGCGCTCGGCGCAGGGGCTACGGGGGGCGGCGTGGAATCAACCTGTGGCGTTTGCGGGGTGATGACCGCGACCAGGTGTGGCTCCTGCGGGTTTCCGTCCACCGTGGTCACACGGGCCTCCGGGCCGGATGGTGTGGTCGCCATCGTGTGTTCGTGTTGGGCCGTGAGCGCTTCCAGCCGTTTCTCGATCCGTTTGGTCTCGCTGATTTCCTTCAACATGGCCTGATGCCGGGCGCGCAACGCGGCGATGTTGTACTCGAGCGCCGCGAGTTTGGCCTGGTTGCTCTTGTGGAGCTGTTCGTAGGCGAGCTGGATCTTTTTCAGTTCGCCCTTGAGAGCGGCAAGAGAACGTTCCTCACGCTGATTGGCGAGGTGCGTCTCGTCTCGTTGTTGTTCGAGGCTCTGAATGTCAGCCTGCGTCTGGGCGAGTTCAGCGGCCCGCGTTTTGACCTCATGTCTGGCTGTCTCATAGGTGTGTTGTGAAACACAGCCCCCTAGCATCAAGACGGCGACTCCAAGCATCCAGCAGCGTGCGATGGGTCGGATGTTGCGGGGAGACGCGGTCGTGAGTATTGGACCTGGAGTGATTGCTTGCATGGGACCTTCCTCCCGGGTACGTACAGTGCCAGTCGTTGCGAACGGTGATCCGCCTGCGCGGAGCCGCTGTGCCTGAGGTTAATTTTTCAGAAAAGTGGGAAAACGGCAAAATATTTCGGGAAACCTGCAGTGCGTTGTCGAGGGGGGAGAACCGGAGAACAGCGACGTTGTGTGAGGTGATCCGGATCCGGGCTATTGAATGCTGATGCGGTCTGCGGGACAAGGGATCTGCATATCGAGTCCGGCCCCATGCCAGGGCTGGAGACGCGGGCCGCTATATCGATAGCCCCCGGTGACCGGGTCGGTTGAGAGGAGGAGCGGTGTGTCCAGATCCAGCACATCGAAGCCGCCGAGGCCCAGCACGAGACTGAACGAGCAGCCCATGGCGATACGGGTTTCCAGCATGCCGCCGACCATGAGACGCAGGCCCGCGGAGCGGGTGAAGACGGCGATTCGCCACGCGTCGATCACGCCGGTTTTCATGATCTTGATGTTGATATAGTCGGCGGCTTGCATCCGGACAACCTCGCGCGCATCGTCCAGTGACCGGACAGACTCATCGGCGGCCACGGGAATGCCCGTCAGGTGCCGAATCGCCTGTAGCCCTTCGAGATCATCGCGCACGACCGGCTGCTCGAGCAAGACCAGCCGCCCGCCGAACTGCTTCACTCCATGGACAAATCGGAGGCAATCTTCACGGGAAAAACCCTGATTTCCATCGCCGATAAAGCCGATCTCGGGGAGTGCGTTGTGCACGGCCTGTAATCTGCGAATGTCCTGTTCGACATCCGTTCCGACTTTCATCTTGAAGAGGCGGAATCCCCGGGTGTACCAACCCCGCGCGAGTTCCAGCGTCTTTTCCGGACTGCAGATCGGGATGGTGATGTCGGTTTCCCGCTCGCGGACGTCCGCGGCTCCCCACAGTTGCCAGAGCGGGATGCGCTGCGATCGACAGTAGGCGTCGAGCATCGCGGTTTCCAAGCCGCAACGAGCGGCAGGGTGGAGTGGGGCCTGTTCGTTGAGCCGGCCTGCCAGGGACTCATAGTCCCCGACAGATTGGCCGATCATACTCTGCGCCAGCTCCGTGGCCGCGGCGAAGCAGGATGCCCGATCCTCACCTCCGACTTCCGGGAACGGCGCGGCCTCGCCGATGCCCTGCGTTCCATCCCGCAACGTCACTCGCAAGAACAGGTTTTGCGCCGTCACCCGCGCGCCCGTGGCGACAACGAACGGATCCGTGATCGGAATATCGACCGGCCAGATTTCGATGCGTTGTATGGTGTGGGCATCCACCGGCGTGTCGTGTCCGCTCATCCGTACCGGTCATTTTGCCAGGGGAAGGCGCTGTTCGAATAGCCCCGGACTTCCCAGAACCCCTTCTCGTCGTGGTCGGAGAAGGTGATTTCCTTGATCCACTTGGCGCCTTTCCAGGCATACCGTTTCGGGATGATCATGCGAACCGGGCCGCCGTGTTCTTTGGTGAGCGGCCGGCCGTTCCATTTGTACGTGAGGAGCACGTCGTCGTCCTGACAGGCGACGAGCGGTAAATTCGTGGTGTAGTCGTCGTACGATTTGAAGAGGACGAATTGGGCCGACGGGAGCGGCTGGACGACGGCCAGGAGTTGTTTAAAACTGACCCCTTCCCACTCATTGTCGTAACGACTCCAGGACGTCACGCAATGGAAGTCCGACACGTCTTTGAATTGCGGTTGCGCAAGGAAGTCCGTCCAGGTCCAGGTAACGGGGGTCGTGACTGCACCTCCGATGGTCAACGTCCATTCTGAGAGGGGAATATCTGGCTTTTGGCCCAGGTCGAGCACCGGCCAGGTTTCCACGAGGTGTTGGCCAGGGGGGAGCCGATCATCTCCTTCGTAAAAGACCTCGCGTTCTTCCCCGCCGCGTCGGGCCTTGGCCCAGTTCTCTTTGGTCTTGATCAAACGGTCATTCTGATCCATACCCAGCCTCCTGGAGACAGAGTAGGACAAGAGGCTAGGATCTTACAAGGCCGGTGTTGGGGATCGGCCGGCGCGGGTGTTTCGTGCGCTGTCTGCTAGAAAATGACGAAGGGGAGATGAAGAAGCTCAGTATTGTCGGGGAGTTCAAGCTGCGGATTGAGCGTACAGAGGCGGATGGTCGGGAGAGAGTGATTCGAGTGATCGGACGGCGTAGGTAACCCCCGGCCTCTAGATAGCCTGGCCGTTGGTTTTCTTCACGAGGATCAGACGTGTAGTCTGGTCTCTCGTTCAGACCAACGCTGCGGACGCATCAACGTGCCCAAGGCCGCGATGGCGCAGATTGTCGCCAGAAGAAGGAAGCTTGCGAAGAGGAAAAATCCACTTTTCATGTCGTGCACCGAGAGCGGTCCCATGACGTCACCCCCTTACAATAATCTAATTGTACCACTTCACTCCGCGTGCCAACCGCATCCGCAACGCCATGATTCTTCAGGTGATTTTTTTCTCAGGCGCGAGGAGCAGTGAGGGCAGGGGCGCATCCACACATGTGAAGTCGTCTCATAGACGGGGTGCGAGTTTTGGGACTGCTGTGAGACCGCGTGTGTTGTCAGCATAGCCGAGTCCAAGAGTTCAATCAGCGCATGCATCTGAGACATTACCTCCACTGGCACCCTGTCTTCAAGAGTTCTTTCGGAGGGACAAGGCGGGGACTTGAGGGCCACTGGTCCCATCGTGGGTCATCATCGTGCAGGCGGGCAATCTAATTAGATTCGCCATCCGTATACAGTGCAATGTGGTGACAAGCAGGTTCCTTCCTCTGTAAGGTTGCTGACATTCTTTCAGCCACGAGCGGTGTCTTGTCCGCGCAGGTGAGTCCACGATTGACACATGAGTGAGGAGGCAGGATGATACCGCCCCAAGGTGCCATGACCACATCTGTAGCATCGCCCTCATCTTCGAAACGCCCCGGGCTCGGCAAACTGATGCTGGGGATTTTTGTCGGGTTGAGCCTCGCCGCATTTTTTTACTTTGATCTGGGACAGTACCTCTCACTGGATGGACTCAAGTCCAACCGGGCTCGTTTGCTTGCATTTACAGAAGCCAACTATCCGGTCGCAGTGGCCCTGTTTGTGCTCGCCTACTGTGTGGTGGTGGGGCTCTCGCTGCCCGGTGGAGCGATCATGACGTTGGCCGGAGGGTTTCTCTTCGGCAGCCTGTTGGGCACGCTTTACGTCAATGTCGGTGCGACCGTGGGTGCGACGCTGGCATTTTTGGTGGCCCGCTATCTGCTCAGGGAGTGGGTGGAGCAGAAATTCGGCAGCCGGTTGGACGCGATTCAGCAGGGATTTTCCAGGAACGCGTTCAGTTATCTGATGACGCTGCGGTTGATCCCGTTGTTCCCGTTCTTTCTGGTCAATATGGTCTCGGGGCTCACCAGGGTGAATGTGGGGACCTACATGGCGGCGACCTCCTTGGGCATCATCCCCGGCAGTTTTGTCTTTGCGTATGCCGGCCGCCAGCTCGGCACGATCAGTTCACTCAAGGAAATCGCTTCACCCAATGTGTTGCTCGCGTTTACGTTACTCGGTCTGTTGGCGCTGGTGCCCATTCTCTATCAGAAGTTTGCCGGTAAGGCGGTCTAACTGCACGGCCGCGGCCATGTGTAGTCACCAGAGGGAGAATCCGACGTCAATGAACGCGCCTGTCCAAAGCTTGGTCCTGCCGGATGACGAACACAACCGGCGGTTGGTGGAGAATGTGCACCCCTCCGGCTGGGCGAATCCCGAGCCTCTCGGTCGCTACAACATGGTTGTAGTCGGCGCCGGCACTGCGGGGCTGATCACGGCGGTGGTGGCGGCGGGTTTGGGCGCAAAGGTCGCGCTGATCGAACGCCATCTGATGGGAGGCGATTGCCTGAACGTCGGATGCGTGCCCTCCAAGGCCCTGATTCGTGCGGCCAATGCTTGGGCGCAGTTGCGGGATGCCTCGGTCTTCGGGCTGCATCTCCCGCCGGGGGTGACTCGTGACTTCGGTGCGGTAATGGCCAGGATGCGAAAATTGCGCGCCGGGATCAGCCATGTGGATTCGGCTCATCGCTACACGTCGCTGGGGGTCGATGTCTATATCGGGCAGGCTCGCTTCACTGGCCGGGATGCCGTGGCGGTGGAGGGCCCATCGGGAAATCGGACGCTGACTTTCGTCAATGCGGCAGTCTGTACCGGGGCAAGGGCTTCGGCGCCGGCCATCCCTGGGTTGGCAGAGGCGGGATACCTCACCAATGAAACGGTGTTTTCGCTGACGGAGTTGCCGGCGCGTCTCGCCGTGATCGGCGCGGGTCCGATCGGGTGTGAACTGGCGCAGGCCTTCGCACGCTTCGGGAGCGAGGTATCACTCATTGAAGCGATGCACGGCATCATGCCGAATGAGGATCGGGACGCAGCGGAGGTGGTGCAGCAGTCCATGACGCGGGACGGTGTCAGGCTACTTTGTTGCGGGAAGGATCTAAAAGTGGAGCGAACGGCCGCCGGAAAGCGGCTCCTGCTCGATTCGCACGGCCGGCACTACGATCTCACGGTGGACGAAATTCTGGTCGGCGTGGGGCGTACCCCGAATGTCGATGGGCTGGGGTTGGAGACGATCGGGGTTGAGTATGACAAAACCGGCGTGAAAGTGAACGATCGCCTCCAGACTACGAACTCGAGGATTTACGCCGCCGGCGACATCTGTTCCCGGTACAAATTCACCCATGCCGCGGATGCGATGGCGCAGATCGTCATTCAAAATGCATTGTTCCCGCATCCCTTCGGGCTGGGGTATGCCAGCATGGAGTCGCTGATCATGCCTTGGTGTACGTTCACCGAGCCCGAGATCGCTCATGTCGGCCTCTACGAAGCGGATGCCAAAAAGAAGGGCTTGGAGATCGAAACCTATACCTACAAACTCAGTGAGGTGGATCGAGCCATCCTGGATGGTGAGCAAGAAGGGTTTGCCCGCATCCATATTCGAAAAGGCACCGACACTATTCTCGGGGCCACGATTGTGGCGGCACATGCCGGTGACTTGATCGGAGAATTTTCGGTGGCGATGAAGGCCGGTGCCGGTGCCAAAACGATCGCTGCCACGATCCATCCGTATCCCACCCGGGCGGAAGTCAACAAGAAGGTCGTCAACCTCTGGCGCAAGGCGCACTTTACCGCGCGGAGCAAGATGCTGTTAACGAGGCTCTTTGCCTGGTTGAGGCGATGAGGGGACAGGTGATGCGGCTCGGGATTGGCCTGCTCCTGTGCTTGTCGGGCGCTGCGATCGCCGCACATGCGCAGGGCTCTATGAAGCTGGAGGTCGGACAGTTTTCGATCGCTACTGAAGGCGTCACGTTGCCCGAGGGATGGACACCGTTGACGTTTAAGAAGATCGAACGGCACACAAGATATGAGGTGGTGAAGGACGGGCCGGTTTCCGTGGTGAAGGCTGTGAGCGAGGCATCTGCCTCAGGCCTGACGAAAGCCGTGGCGATTGATCCGCATGAATATCCGATTGTGCGCTGGCGATGGAAGGTGGAGAATCTGCTGCAAAAGGGCAGTGTGAACCGCAAGGACGGTGATGACTATCCGGCACGGCTTTACATTACCTTTGCCTATGAGCCGGACAAGGTAAGTTTTGGAAGAAAGCTGAAATACAAGGCCGGTCGGGCGCTGTTCGGAGATATTCCGATCGGCGCCTTGAACTACATCTGGGACGGCAAGAGCCCGGTCGGGACGGTGGTGGACAATGCCTTTACCGACTTTGCGAAGATGATTGTGGTGGAGAGCGGGCCGCAGCGCATCGGCACGTGGGTCGAGGAAGAGCGCAATGTGTATGAAGATTATCGAGTGGCCTTCGGCGAAGAGCCGCCGGCGATCAGCGGCGTCGCGATTATGAGCGATACGGATAACACGAAGGAACGGGCCGTGGCCTATTACGGTGACATCGTCTTCGTCAAGGCGTTGAAGTGACGAGGAGGGGGAACTGCTGGAACTGAGAAAGGCGGGGAGGCCGACCTGTGCAGGGTCGGCCTCTCCAGGACACCGGCGAGCTGATGCGGGTTCGCAGAGTCAACGGGTTATTGAACTGAATTTGCGAAGCCACCGTGGGTGATTTCAGCCCGAATGGTGTCGCCCACTTTCTTGTTACCCCGGAGGTGCTTGGTTCCCTGTCCGACATGCACCTTCATTTGGCTGCCATCGAAGTCTTCGACTGTGTACGTCTCGCCGTGAATTTCTTTGACGGTGCCGCCCACGGTCTTCCATGCGACTCCGGGTTTGGAGTCA
It encodes the following:
- a CDS encoding glycogen debranching enzyme family protein, yielding MTIDSRRCQDLERALSLEWLETNGRGGYASGTVAGANTRRYHALLLVARRPPVDRVVLVNHLEESMEVGGQSFPLSTNLYSGAVHPEGYRYCDGFSALPWPTWCYASHGIRLERELLCPDGRDMVVVRWRLLGDAPSAVVLRVRPMLSGRDFHALHQENAGVRSQATVDGGRVTWQPYEALPAVLAFHNGQYLHEPDWYRHIHYRIERERGLDHTEDWWSPGECAFTLTPGSVAELLFTTEQLESIEVTQVVEAERRRRAECPVSAPIDDALAQELWAASSAYLVRRGNGQTVIAGYPWFADWGRDTFIALPGLCLVTGRYDVARQVIEAFASHVSQGMVPNRFPDIGEQPEYNTIDASLWFIHAVDRYLHYSRDLDGVRRIAWPAIKQIVEGYRRGTRFGIHMDDDGMITGGEEGVQLTWMDVKIGDWVVTPRHGKPVEIQALWVRALAAAAELAAQFGEPAYAAQCRQDRAKATESFRARFWYRTGGYLFDVVDGPIGDDASLRPNQIYALALDDQLVTEAQAKHILQLVKERLLTPMGLRTLAPEDIRFCASYEGGVSERDGAYHQGTVWPFLLGPFVTAWVKTYGDSPAVRRDARLFLDGLHEHLHEACLGQVSEIFDGQHPHRARGCVAQAWSVAEPLRALMEDLGAVRERSSNPR
- a CDS encoding heme-binding protein translates to MAGTIQSLKRGVGRVGMMAGILFLAGGWPMAASAADELPKEAVLPATLAGKAVQAALDFCKKDGYRVSASVVDRAGVLRAMMRADGAGPHTVDSSRKKAYTAASLRRATSDLADMIAKQPALQALREMNESILMVGGGLPIEIAGEVVGAIGVGGAPGTHLDDACAEAGLDAIGAASKMPTAK
- a CDS encoding NAD(P)-dependent oxidoreductase codes for the protein MAQSEFRIGIVGIGRMGANMARRLHDLHYAIVAVYDTDTERAEALAKELACTAVMTPARVAELADTVLTVVSDDAAMRQIYSPVGPDSLLRHADNRLFINCATLSPELQSEVHTLVEHQGGRSLEACMASSITQARQGTLYLMCGGRPEAFERAKPLLQDLSAHLRYIGPAGEAAKVKALVNMVMNANTAALAEGLGLGAALGLDLTMLREVFSQTGANSRVLETDGEDMQQRAHDCYFSAAHAAKDSGIACALAKQAGLDLPLAKATYEQYRRLIDIGKGELDKSAVAELTFKDRLHD
- a CDS encoding DUF3565 domain-containing protein, encoding MQQAIIGYHQDDEGHWVADLRCGHGQHVRHQPPMTSRPWVLTEEGRQAFLGTELNCKKCDEGGDGFDPTGARS
- a CDS encoding dipeptide epimerase, with product MSGHDTPVDAHTIQRIEIWPVDIPITDPFVVATGARVTAQNLFLRVTLRDGTQGIGEAAPFPEVGGEDRASCFAAATELAQSMIGQSVGDYESLAGRLNEQAPLHPAARCGLETAMLDAYCRSQRIPLWQLWGAADVRERETDITIPICSPEKTLELARGWYTRGFRLFKMKVGTDVEQDIRRLQAVHNALPEIGFIGDGNQGFSREDCLRFVHGVKQFGGRLVLLEQPVVRDDLEGLQAIRHLTGIPVAADESVRSLDDAREVVRMQAADYINIKIMKTGVIDAWRIAVFTRSAGLRLMVGGMLETRIAMGCSFSLVLGLGGFDVLDLDTPLLLSTDPVTGGYRYSGPRLQPWHGAGLDMQIPCPADRISIQ
- a CDS encoding molybdopterin-dependent oxidoreductase produces the protein MDQNDRLIKTKENWAKARRGGEEREVFYEGDDRLPPGQHLVETWPVLDLGQKPDIPLSEWTLTIGGAVTTPVTWTWTDFLAQPQFKDVSDFHCVTSWSRYDNEWEGVSFKQLLAVVQPLPSAQFVLFKSYDDYTTNLPLVACQDDDVLLTYKWNGRPLTKEHGGPVRMIIPKRYAWKGAKWIKEITFSDHDEKGFWEVRGYSNSAFPWQNDRYG
- a CDS encoding TVP38/TMEM64 family protein; this translates as MIPPQGAMTTSVASPSSSKRPGLGKLMLGIFVGLSLAAFFYFDLGQYLSLDGLKSNRARLLAFTEANYPVAVALFVLAYCVVVGLSLPGGAIMTLAGGFLFGSLLGTLYVNVGATVGATLAFLVARYLLREWVEQKFGSRLDAIQQGFSRNAFSYLMTLRLIPLFPFFLVNMVSGLTRVNVGTYMAATSLGIIPGSFVFAYAGRQLGTISSLKEIASPNVLLAFTLLGLLALVPILYQKFAGKAV